A region of Flavobacteriales bacterium DNA encodes the following proteins:
- a CDS encoding response regulator, translated as MKSIIENTRIVFIDFQLPGINGLRVLKYVKEYNIDIKVVMITGSAKKKLLSLFVEHGADGIIAKGAEVMQHIKNSIVEHLDISPQSPLSMVNNFYKGRC; from the coding sequence TTGAAATCAATTATTGAAAATACTAGAATAGTTTTTATAGATTTTCAACTTCCTGGAATTAATGGGTTACGGGTATTAAAGTATGTAAAGGAATATAACATAGATATAAAGGTTGTAATGATTACGGGAAGTGCAAAAAAGAAACTCCTTTCATTATTTGTTGAACATGGAGCAGATGGAATAATTGCAAAAGGAGCTGAGGTTATGCAGCATATCAAAAATTCAATTGTTGAGCATTTAGATATCTCTCCTCAATCTCCATTATCAATGGTAAATAATTTTTATAAAGGGAGGTGTTGA
- a CDS encoding Hsp20/alpha crystallin family protein: MKTTTTKNGSKNSSELDISQFEITQLLREINPNFRIGVTPLSEKPNNSRAPKELELNSTNNLSLAAQQLTNAASLLQAQALLPSQSISPPINVSPENLASQQLNNLIATLQTQGIQPQQQSNLAMNYQVSLAAQQLNNAANSIQASLRSDATTIPLNTEQSALETRALLGSSVSFSNNISPDTNITENDTQFEIELAVAGYTKEEITYKVSNGILRITGKKNDKKADLSKCYITKEFNNNTFRRSFLLSEDVDSKNIKAQIGNGILTLKIPKGDMTLIKEKKISEIELK, from the coding sequence ATGAAAACTACTACAACAAAAAACGGTTCGAAAAATAGCAGTGAGTTAGATATTTCTCAGTTTGAAATAACGCAATTATTAAGAGAGATTAATCCTAACTTCAGAATTGGCGTTACTCCATTATCCGAGAAACCAAACAATTCCAGAGCTCCAAAAGAACTTGAACTCAACAGCACCAACAACTTATCCCTTGCTGCACAACAACTTACAAACGCAGCATCTTTACTTCAAGCTCAAGCGTTATTACCATCTCAATCCATATCCCCCCCAATTAACGTATCACCAGAAAACTTAGCCTCACAGCAATTAAATAATCTAATAGCTACATTACAAACACAAGGAATACAACCGCAACAACAATCAAATCTAGCTATGAATTACCAAGTAAGTTTAGCTGCGCAGCAATTAAACAATGCGGCAAATTCAATTCAAGCCTCTTTACGTTCCGATGCAACTACTATTCCCCTAAACACTGAACAGTCAGCTCTCGAAACACGTGCCTTACTTGGCTCCTCGGTCTCTTTTTCAAATAATATTAGTCCAGATACTAACATTACAGAAAATGATACTCAATTTGAAATTGAATTAGCCGTTGCAGGTTATACCAAGGAGGAAATTACTTACAAAGTAAGTAATGGAATCTTAAGGATAACAGGTAAGAAAAATGATAAAAAGGCCGACTTATCTAAGTGTTATATCACCAAAGAATTTAACAACAACACCTTTAGGAGGTCTTTCCTTTTATCAGAAGATGTGGATTCTAAAAACATTAAAGCCCAAATTGGTAACGGCATATTAACACTTAAGATTCCTAAAGGAGATATGACTCTAATTAAAGAAAAGAAGATTAGCGAGATAGAATTAAAATAG
- a CDS encoding response regulator transcription factor, translated as MNNIRAIIIEDDRTQRELIENLINEVEEIVLLKSFDSAVHVSRFLENNEVDLILLDIEMPVMTGIEFLKKTKCDALVILITSSKEFAMEAYEFDVIDYMVKPISYARFLRMVTKAFTILSNKENSKSRCQEIFVKVNSLLERIALKDIMYIKAAGEYVHIIAKGRKYLVKTSMVKIFNQLPESDFVRAHRSYIVRIDKILMFDGNSFKIANKLIPISKTYRHGALEKINIV; from the coding sequence ATGAATAATATAAGGGCAATAATTATTGAAGATGACAGAACTCAAAGAGAACTAATTGAGAATTTGATTAATGAAGTAGAGGAAATTGTACTATTGAAATCATTTGATAGCGCTGTTCATGTTTCAAGGTTTTTGGAGAACAATGAGGTGGATCTAATACTTCTTGATATTGAAATGCCAGTAATGACAGGAATAGAGTTCTTGAAAAAAACAAAGTGTGATGCACTTGTAATCCTTATTACTTCTAGTAAAGAGTTTGCTATGGAAGCTTATGAATTTGATGTGATAGACTATATGGTTAAGCCTATTTCATATGCACGGTTTCTGCGAATGGTAACTAAAGCTTTTACAATATTGTCTAACAAAGAGAATAGCAAATCTAGGTGTCAAGAGATTTTTGTTAAGGTAAATTCCCTACTTGAAAGAATTGCACTAAAGGATATTATGTATATCAAAGCAGCTGGTGAGTATGTTCATATTATTGCGAAAGGACGAAAATATTTAGTTAAAACCTCTATGGTGAAAATCTTTAACCAACTTCCCGAGAGTGATTTTGTTAGAGCGCATCGCTCATACATTGTAAGAATTGATAAAATTTTGATGTTTGATGGTAACTCATTCAAAATAGCGAATAAGCTAATTCCCATTAGTAAAACTTATCGGCATGGTGCATTGGAAAAGATTAATATAGTATAA
- a CDS encoding cysteine hydrolase, protein MNKKKSALILIGYQNDYFAKDGILREVIEATNVIENTMNLINQLNNTLIISTPIVFTENYSELVEPIGILKTVKDVGAFKIGSHGSEAIDEIKEFGSRILESPGKQGLNAFINTDLELILKENLITEIIIAGAVCSICIDSTGRSAFDKGFNVTMLSDCISGRTVFEQELYCNSIFPLYADVTTSLNVIKEYNTI, encoded by the coding sequence ATGAATAAGAAAAAGTCAGCTCTAATTTTAATAGGCTATCAAAATGATTATTTCGCCAAAGATGGTATTTTAAGGGAAGTAATAGAAGCAACAAATGTCATTGAGAATACAATGAATTTAATAAATCAGTTAAATAATACATTAATAATCTCAACACCTATAGTGTTCACAGAAAACTATAGTGAATTAGTAGAACCAATTGGCATACTAAAAACAGTTAAAGATGTTGGTGCTTTCAAAATTGGTAGTCATGGCTCTGAAGCAATTGACGAAATAAAAGAGTTCGGGAGTAGAATATTGGAAAGCCCCGGAAAACAAGGGCTAAACGCCTTTATCAATACTGATCTTGAATTGATTCTAAAAGAAAATCTAATTACTGAAATCATTATAGCCGGGGCTGTTTGCTCTATCTGTATTGATTCCACAGGAAGGTCAGCATTTGACAAAGGTTTCAATGTGACTATGCTCAGTGACTGTATTTCGGGAAGAACTGTATTTGAACAAGAACTCTATTGTAATTCAATATTCCCGTTATACGCTGATGTTACAACCTCTTTAAACGTTATAAAAGAATATAATACTATCTGA